Within Myxocyprinus asiaticus isolate MX2 ecotype Aquarium Trade chromosome 18, UBuf_Myxa_2, whole genome shotgun sequence, the genomic segment TATCTCCAGCTAACCCTGctgggaagaagaaaaaaaaaagctagcctaagctggtttgctggtcaaAGCTGGTCTCCAAGTCTGTGATTCTGGTTTACTGTcaaaccagcaaaccaccttaaaccaccagcaaaccagcttaaatGCTTAAagcttagctggtttaagatgtttttctgATCTGCTTACAACTGTCTAGAACCCACAAATCtgtaccctgctgaaaaaaacaggtTGGTATATGCTGGTTTAATGCTGGTCTAAATgttgaccagcatagccatgttgtttACCAGCAAAAATACTGGGCAGCCAAGGGTCTTTTTGCAGAAGCTAGGCTATCCTTTTCAACATATGGTATGAAATGAGAGGGGTATTTGGCAACTAAATAAGTCATTTTACacctaaatgttttgttttaggaGCCTTGATAATGACTAAAATAACATTACTATCACCCATTTAAGGAGAATGCGATTTGGACATCACCATCACACAAACAGAAGGGCAAGAAAAGagtaagaaagagagaaagatgtgCGAATGAGAAAGAAACAGAAGACAAACTCAAAGACAAGAACACTTTGAATATTTTGTAGggattgtatttgttttatagctaaataaaagGGGGCTACCTACATTCATATGGTAGGCCTACATCTGATACTTTGAGGGTATTGGTCAAAAGTGCTGCTGCCTTTGACATGTTCTTCTGTTTGCAATGGTAGGTTAGCGTGAGGCCTCATGGGGTGGACTCAAACTAGAAATAGATTGTGAAAAGCAGAAATAGGTCAGTTTGCAGGGATGGATTTTAAGAGGGTTAACTGGACGAAACTGGTCCAAACATTAATTGTGAATGGTATATTTTACACTCTAGCTTTTGTAAAAGTGTTTCTCAACCATCAGGGAATTCAGTCGCACATACTAAGAACAAAAAAGAGATTTGCCCTTTGTTCCTTTTCTCATTGTGCTGGTACTTAAATCAGTCAGCACAAAACAAATGAGTCACTGGGTCGATGAAAGATAACAAATTTGAAAGGACaattttttaaattcaaaacataAGCATATCTTTGGAATGTTGTGTACGCATTACTAATTTACATTAATAACATCAAACTAAAATTATTGGGGATGGCCTTATAAATTTTATGTGACATGtggtattatatatttatttttatgatcaCTGTTTAAACAactataatacatttaattaatctgtaacaattaaaaaaaaactttttttatatattgtttttttccatGCCTGTCTTTATTTTAGTTAAAGTTTAAGTGAATTAGTTTATTGAATTTTGAAAGGCTTTTGTCAGTaaaatgtttccttttctttccttGGTTGTGTtcacctgtttttttgtttttttttttcttataagctCTTGTGTGTATATAGAGCCTCTCTGTGTTGTCTTGACTTCTAATGCAGCTGGTAACCTCCTGCATCAGAGTTATGACTTCATAATTAGAATGTGCAATGTATTCAGGTCTGCTGTCATTAACCATTTAAGGAAGCAggtggccaaaaaaataaataaataaaagtcagtgttttagatacagtatactgtaattttcatttcaaaataaaatatctcAAAGCTATCTTGTGTGACAGAGGCTGTAATGAAATGAGgtaataataaaatgataatatgcataatatatataatactgtatttaaTATTGAAAACAAAGCAATTAACACTTTATACGATGTATTTAAATTTGCATATTTAAGGTGGTATATTTTAAAGAGCACGTTGTTTTAATttacaatatataaaaaacaaaacaaaaaaacaagtcttGAATATTTCCCCGTTCTGAATATATACATCCTCTCTTTTTGCCTGGAGGAGCTCTCTGTTGAGGAGTATACAGAAACTCATCTTCTCTCATTGCAGCCATCAGGGCCAAGCCAAGCCTCCCCGGGGCTAATGCACCCCTACTGGATTggcttattaatattaatttggtCATGTGCGCTACTAAAGTTAAGCAGTGTCAGCTTAAatgaattaatattcatgagctaaaCTGGATTAAATTCGCACCCAGTGCCCTATATCATTTTCATCAAGTTAACCAAACGTGCATTGACGTCACCTAAGAGCCGTCGCTAACAAAGCACAGCAGACTCACTGATAGCCGCATTTCCACTaccgggccaaatgagggcatgctagtgcgtgacagggccagttgcgttcccactgtcacttccggggcttcatctgGGGTTCCTTGGGGCCAAtggccgattacccttgggcatTGTAAAAGTTGAAGTTtagctgagtcaggtcagaggtttcagcaccaagatactaatttcccaatttttcatacctagctaccagcttacctcaacagatcaacggagaatgAGGAATCATCAGTACTGGCCTGATGGTGATTTTAGTCTTGTGGTCCAAGGAAATTGGCCTTGACCAGTTGATAtccctggcttgcactggcccgatggtggaaaagtgcctACTGAAATACTAAAGATTGTCCAATCAGTTACCTCAGTCAAAGTTCTTGCCATAGTTCTTTTCCTGGCCCCAATATGTTCCATTGATTCTgccatctttgtttcttttagggtaagggttagttggttagttagttagttagtttttgGCCTGAAGTCATGCCCATATCAGGGCCTTGGACCAGGTTAGGATACAtgtccagactgatcacactgtgagtTTGGCAACAGTAGGCTGTAAGTTGCTGACTGAAATGCGAATCACTGcacccagtggccgaagctaaaagtgttgttgaacaaatAGGAATGTATGAAACAGTTTTCCAGTAAAATGTCCaaagagtggcgccaaaagcgagttgtatttttagttgtaaatgatatagtagtcaacaggaatggatatttcattaactctaccccctaaccccaaccctaaaccttaccatcaatggagtaaaaatgtaattttagagcaaaaatgcaacctccgatttgcttaacattgtttatgtgaacgtgattacttcctggttcccatgggactgTCTCTGAGGTTGCTAGCGCACCACACTATCAGTAGCGGGAGGGAAATACTACTAGAGGAAAATGTGTtcatgcttgaattgatgcaaaaatggctAATGGGggtggcacttgtcagtaattcagctgaatggggttgatttcaggatacatgaactttcggaagcaacatgtcgatttcttgTGTAATCATTAAGGCTgtggaaaaaaaatcaattctgTTACAAATCACGATTCTTGAGCCAAACGATTTTAAAATCGTCTCTCTgatgaaaaatctgttttttatttaataacaaaaaatacatgtttatcttaatgctacaatgattaatagataaatatataggAAGCTAACAGTTCCTGATAACAGTTTTTCTCTCTGAGATGTTTTGTTATGCATGatccaaaagtttatttgagaggtgttgtggagatgaagtcattctgcagattctgtctgacattgctttaataaatagtttagctgtaaaaCGGCTCATTAAACTGCTTGATAtcgtgaactacatgttgcgccCTCGCAATTTTTAACAGCGAGGGTATTCATGcacagtggcgggtaattttgcacatttacccGCCACTGTCGACAAGAAATGACGGTAGACACAAAGATGATGCATGCTTGAGGAAACAcgcgtgattatattttgaagaacagacgaaagacaTGCCGGTGATGAACGTGCttgatttgcttttttgtttagaAGTTCATTTGCGCTTTGGCGCAAATGGGGAGTTCTCACTTTTTTTTCCTCTGTCAGTTCTCTGGGAGCAGTTTGTAAAaatagtgttgtctatgagaacgcTGCATAGGATCTCTAGAAAAAGGAGttaacaaagtaaaaaataaaatatatttttattacgtTTTTGTAACAAAACATCAAATAGCAATACTTACAGAATTTCAGTATTTCAATGCATATTGAATCGGTTAggaaatatcattgtaatatcgaATCGGGATGTCTGTGGCAATTCCAGGCCCTAGTAATCATGTTGCCACGTCCCAGATCCAGACCCGGACGATACGTCTGCCATAGACTCAGAGCCCACTTCTGCCACAAAGCTTGAGGCCATACAGGCCATGTAACAGAACCAGAGACCATGTCTGTCCTCAGTGCCTCTGCCAGCTGAGCTTCTTCTTTCAGTCCCAATTTCAAAGCTTTTGTCTCCAACTGGTACTAAGTCCTTGGCTGTATGTACCTTGGCCTGTTCCAGAGTCAAAACCTCCTTCTGCTCTATTACCAAACCTTCTCTTCCAGTTCTATCACTGTCAAGTGTTTCGTGCCTATACCCTGATTGTGTTCACCTATGTTGTGTTGCTTGGTCTTTTGCGGCCTTCAAGTGAAGACGGTAAGATCATAATTACGAGctccgagcacatgaatgaccaagcCAAGTCGTATTGGTAATACAGAAActtggaattctagatgataccgtGTAAAAGTCATTCATGTGTATTCTCTTATGCTTAGTGATGTTTGTTTGCAGTGCATTAGGTTTTTAAGATTACTTATAGTTTAATCATTTCAGGCACAGAATGGGCCACCAATATCCACCATcagatttattataaaaatatagatatacacataaaacgtttttttttttttttttgccacatgaCATCCAAATTCAGCATACCCAGATTGTTTTCCCAAATCATGTCAATAGAAACAAAGATGATGGTACCACATGACGTTTTGACACTTACAACTAACATCGGGGATGATATCCATTCATTTTGTTCAGTTGGATACATTTCTGTATCTGACAGTTCACATTTAATACTTTCAGGCCACAGGACAATTTCCACATTTGaaaatccaaaaattaaaataattagaaTGGATAATGTTATGATAGGAAAAACCTGTTCTTTGCTATCCAGCCAAATGATTAAATTCTAACAGAACAATTGGCCTTTTTCTTTGATTACAGTAAAATGACATGTCATATCAACTTACCACATACATTTGTAGGCCTACTTGCATACAACGATGCCACACCTTCAAAACCCTACAAGCAATGATGGGCTTTGACAATGTCTGCTGAAGTGTCATTTTACTGATAGTCTAGATTATTTTGGCCTTGTCATAAAAGTAATGACTTTAATatcaagacacaaacacaaaatcacaTCAACTTTAAATTACGTCTGCTCCCTAACAATATTTGGGtgtaagaattttttattttgaatgttagTGTTAGAACATAAAATATTTACCAGCTACCTCATATTAACTTCCTGGCATTACTTGGTTGCTGCTTTGTAAGCATGCAATGCTTGGGGGTGAAGAGGACATGTATAGGCTTGCCTAAAGTCCCGCTGCCACCTAGTGGTTTGACATAAGAGGGTCATCTAATAATTCAATCTCTGTTGAAATCAACAAAAACATTCTCACTCTGTGGTTAATATGATTGTTATTCTACTATCTGTAACTGTGTAATGAATGCCATAGTAATTAATAAACATTGATTAACATGACATGATCAATGTCCTGTCAGTTATTCAGTTAGTATGGTCAGTCAGTCACTCATTAAACATATTGAATGCCTCAGTCAGTTGCATTATTCGTTTCCCTCTTTGATTAAGTAAAACAATTTTGCCAGATTTTCTCAAAGTCAGATCAGCCATATGTTTTTTTGCCAATGTAACCCTCAAAAagatgtatataaaaaatataaagggAACTTTGAAAAATTTATTAATTGCtttttttccaacacattagAGCATACATAAtgcatttcaaatgtttttttgttttttttatgttacagcttttagaaatcatgaaaataacattgaaaggatTGGGACATTTGCTTCGGGGCCAGCTGCcttctcaaaaaataaaataaaaataaaagtaaaacaatgtTGATGGCAGAGTTTATatacaaagtcacatgacctcagtgTTTGCAGAGACCTCCTTTTCAATATGTTTCACTAAAATTTGACTGACTCATTCTTTGCTCCTCTCCCAAGCTTCTTAAACTGTGTATTGTCCAGGATAGAATTTTTTTTGAAGGCATTTGAGGAGTTATTTGTCAGTTAAGGTGGAAATGAATAAGTATGGGATATAAATAATCCATCCATTGATGTGAGTTGACCATTGAAATGCAGATATATTTTATAACATTACACAGAttaacattattgtttttttttgttgtttttttttactttctatcCCCTCTGCAGATGACTGTGGTCAACTCCAGCACTCTTGGCCTGATGGACAGCTCCCACCCCCAGGCTGTCCTCAGTCATCTGAGTGAACAGCGTTCACAAGGCCTTTTCTGTGATGTAATAATCATTGTGGAGGATGTCAAATTTCATGCTCACCGCAACATACTGGCTGCCACAAGTGGATACTTTCGTAATGCTTTCAAAACACCGGAAATCTACACATCCAGCCAGGTGCTGGAGCTAACAGACCTGAAGTCTGAAGTGTTTGCTAGTATTCTTAACTTTATCTACAATGCCAAAGTGGAGTCAAGCAGTGCAGAGGAAAGCATGTCTCTGGTGGCAGCTGGAAAGCGTTTAGGAATTCCCTTTCTGGAAAAGTTGCTGGACTCTGAAAGGCAGAGCTCTGGCCTGCAGCAAAGCCAAGTCTCCACTGGCAAAGGGAGATCAAACAGTCAGTCAAAGTTGGCAGACACATACACATTAAAAAAAGAGCCCCTCAAGCCTGAGGAGTCAGACTGCTCCAAGGGCCCGCGGATCACCAATGCTTTCTCCATAACTGAGGCTGTGGTGGTAAACAACCCATTCTCTACACTGGATCACCGCAACAAAGTTGTAGAGGCACTAGAGAAAAATCACCCTATTTCCAGCTCCCAAGCTACAAGCATATCACCCATAGACAGTGAGCCTGGCCATGCTCTGTCTGAGCACTCGTATGCAGTGAGCCAGGGGCAAGAATCTAACAATATCAAAGAGTCGTATGCAGTGAGCCAGGGGCAAGAATCTAACAATATCAAAGAGGATGGCCAAGGAAATGATAACAGAAGCATCATGCCTGTTGTGGTTCCAGGTAAGACTTTGGTTAACAATAGACTTGGCCCCATAAAGAAGCGGCACATACTTGGTAAGGGCTTTCCTCCCTTCTCAAATGATCCAGCTACACATGTGCCCAATTTTCCCGGAACATCTGTAGTTGAAAAGGCCTCTCCTGCCCAATTGTCTACCTCCCAGTTGTCCTCAGTTGCAGCACCAGAAATGCATTCCAGCCTCAATTTGTCGCCACCACCTGACCTTACACCCCCTGAGGATGCAGAGCCACCCTGCCTGAGTCCTCAGAATACACCCAGTTCCCCCAGCTTCTGCTGCCAGAAATGCCCTGAGACCTTTAACGACTCTGCACTTCTCACCATCCACATGCAAATACACAAGAGATTTGTCAGTCATTTGTTTTGCAAGTACTGCCATAAAAAGTTCATGCATCTGAAAAGGTTACGCAATCATGAGCAGGTTTGTGTGAAATCTCTGAAAGGTCCATCTGAGTTAGAGACAAACAATAAAGAGTCTTCAAGGCTCCCAGTCTCTAATGGTACCCCAAAAACAAATAATGCACAATGCTCTTTACCTCCACCAGATCTCGACGTCCCTTTAAGTCTGGACCCCACATTTACAAGTCCGCCCGAGACGCCTCAGAATCAAGTTAACGGGACCTTAATAACCAATGGCACTTCAAGAGCATATAAATGTTCTGTATGCAAACGGGCTTACATGACCCTTTCCAGCCTAAAAAGACATGAGAATGTACATTTATGGCATAGAGCCTACCCTTGCCACTACTGCAACAAAGTTTTTGCTCTGGCTGAATACCGCACCAAGCACGAAATCTGGCATACTGGGGAACGTCGGTACCAGTGCATCTTCTGCCTGGAGACCTTCTTGACCTATTACATCCTCAAGAATCACCAAAAGTCCTTTCACGGCATTGATCCACGGCTGGCtgtcaacaaaaaaaaagctaatgGTGGATTGAAGAGTAGTGTCTACCCCATAAAGCTCTACAGGCTTCTACCGATGAAGTTCAGAAAGAAACGTTATAAGTCTTACAGTCAGACGTACTCCGAGGGAATCGAGGGTCATGAAGAGTCCTTCAGTGCCCCACTGGACAGCTGTTCCTCCCATGCTATTTTCGACAGCACAGTGCCTAATTCAGATGTTGTTAGTGGTCAATCGTTATTTTCAATGCCAGTGACATTCATGGCCACTCCGAAAATGATGGCATCAGAAATGCCTCGCATAACCTTTGACCAACCATGTGACCAAAACATAGAATTTCCTATACCGTCTGAGATGGACCAACCTCAGAAACGTCTCTCTACTGATTTTAGGAAAAAGTCTGCCTTACCAGGATTTAATGGCAAAGGGTCACCACTCTTCAGCTATAGATTCACAGATTCTTCAAAAGCAGTACAGAAAAATGCAGGGTCCTCTCTGGTTACACATATAAATGACACTTCTTTAACCgagaaaaacacagaaaacagttCAGACATTCTTCCATTCATCAACATACCGTCTGTCTGCTCCTTTGAAGGGTTGAGCAGGCTGAGTGAACTGTCGGCAGCTGCCCAAACCATTGAGGACATGGCTAATCAACTGCTACAAGCAAGGCCAGAGAGCATAACACAGGATCAAACACCTAGTAGAATGACAGAAACTTACCTTGCTAAGCCTGCATGCCCTGGTCCATCAATTGACAACCAGGTCCTCCCCCTCTGCCAAATAACAGTGAAGATAGGCAACGAGGCGATCGTTCGACGTAAAATAAAAGGCTCAAAGCTGTTTCcaaagaagaggaagaggaaaagCTTGAGGCAAGAGGGCATAGGTCACAGTAGCCCTGCAGAGGAGAGTGTTGGAAGCCCAAGTTTGCGGCTGAGAGCTGAAGTCAGAACTTCTGTTAT encodes:
- the LOC127456452 gene encoding zinc finger and BTB domain-containing protein 38-like isoform X1; protein product: MTTRGRSTVLPHTDAHLINLTGTRGKTISVMTSRMNKRQMTVVNSSTLGLMDSSHPQAVLSHLSEQRSQGLFCDVIIIVEDVKFHAHRNILAATSGYFRNAFKTPEIYTSSQVLELTDLKSEVFASILNFIYNAKVESSSAEESMSLVAAGKRLGIPFLEKLLDSERQSSGLQQSQVSTGKGRSNSQSKLADTYTLKKEPLKPEESDCSKGPRITNAFSITEAVVVNNPFSTLDHRNKVVEALEKNHPISSSQATSISPIDSEPGHALSEHSYAVSQGQESNNIKESYAVSQGQESNNIKEDGQGNDNRSIMPVVVPGKTLVNNRLGPIKKRHILGKGFPPFSNDPATHVPNFPGTSVVEKASPAQLSTSQLSSVAAPEMHSSLNLSPPPDLTPPEDAEPPCLSPQNTPSSPSFCCQKCPETFNDSALLTIHMQIHKRFVSHLFCKYCHKKFMHLKRLRNHEQVCVKSLKGPSELETNNKESSRLPVSNGTPKTNNAQCSLPPPDLDVPLSLDPTFTSPPETPQNQVNGTLITNGTSRAYKCSVCKRAYMTLSSLKRHENVHLWHRAYPCHYCNKVFALAEYRTKHEIWHTGERRYQCIFCLETFLTYYILKNHQKSFHGIDPRLAVNKKKANGGLKSSVYPIKLYRLLPMKFRKKRYKSYSQTYSEGIEGHEESFSAPLDSCSSHAIFDSTVPNSDVVSGQSLFSMPVTFMATPKMMASEMPRITFDQPCDQNIEFPIPSEMDQPQKRLSTDFRKKSALPGFNGKGSPLFSYRFTDSSKAVQKNAGSSLVTHINDTSLTEKNTENSSDILPFINIPSVCSFEGLSRLSELSAAAQTIEDMANQLLQARPESITQDQTPSRMTETYLAKPACPGPSIDNQVLPLCQITVKIGNEAIVRRKIKGSKLFPKKRKRKSLRQEGIGHSSPAEESVGSPSLRLRAEVRTSVIEKESYDDPETDKLWRPYYSYKSKKKGKKLRSKWKRMKPARCYTRPLSPEANEDFRETHLCPDDNISSEDFEVRRELRHSSHREAFPCHSCKSSFSSQTSLSMHIISCHQPRCRICGKQCAPEDTSSTAGPIAEYSGDFICMSCSEDGSCFSSDVAPHSLSTEKRYRCSYCPQRFLYLATKKIHEKKHLEKSSKGHSCRYCSKVCKTAVLLGVHESKHFMAEDGEDPDMICKTTSSFPTGKEHKGQIKPEPWESTYTCPKIKPKIGEPMDRETEGSYPTITNVYNKTSLLYPYAAERSFASISPEMKTKKSKKKSIFERSKGSGFERHRQNSLGAVIWGQQD
- the LOC127456452 gene encoding zinc finger and BTB domain-containing protein 38-like isoform X2; this translates as MTVVNSSTLGLMDSSHPQAVLSHLSEQRSQGLFCDVIIIVEDVKFHAHRNILAATSGYFRNAFKTPEIYTSSQVLELTDLKSEVFASILNFIYNAKVESSSAEESMSLVAAGKRLGIPFLEKLLDSERQSSGLQQSQVSTGKGRSNSQSKLADTYTLKKEPLKPEESDCSKGPRITNAFSITEAVVVNNPFSTLDHRNKVVEALEKNHPISSSQATSISPIDSEPGHALSEHSYAVSQGQESNNIKESYAVSQGQESNNIKEDGQGNDNRSIMPVVVPGKTLVNNRLGPIKKRHILGKGFPPFSNDPATHVPNFPGTSVVEKASPAQLSTSQLSSVAAPEMHSSLNLSPPPDLTPPEDAEPPCLSPQNTPSSPSFCCQKCPETFNDSALLTIHMQIHKRFVSHLFCKYCHKKFMHLKRLRNHEQVCVKSLKGPSELETNNKESSRLPVSNGTPKTNNAQCSLPPPDLDVPLSLDPTFTSPPETPQNQVNGTLITNGTSRAYKCSVCKRAYMTLSSLKRHENVHLWHRAYPCHYCNKVFALAEYRTKHEIWHTGERRYQCIFCLETFLTYYILKNHQKSFHGIDPRLAVNKKKANGGLKSSVYPIKLYRLLPMKFRKKRYKSYSQTYSEGIEGHEESFSAPLDSCSSHAIFDSTVPNSDVVSGQSLFSMPVTFMATPKMMASEMPRITFDQPCDQNIEFPIPSEMDQPQKRLSTDFRKKSALPGFNGKGSPLFSYRFTDSSKAVQKNAGSSLVTHINDTSLTEKNTENSSDILPFINIPSVCSFEGLSRLSELSAAAQTIEDMANQLLQARPESITQDQTPSRMTETYLAKPACPGPSIDNQVLPLCQITVKIGNEAIVRRKIKGSKLFPKKRKRKSLRQEGIGHSSPAEESVGSPSLRLRAEVRTSVIEKESYDDPETDKLWRPYYSYKSKKKGKKLRSKWKRMKPARCYTRPLSPEANEDFRETHLCPDDNISSEDFEVRRELRHSSHREAFPCHSCKSSFSSQTSLSMHIISCHQPRCRICGKQCAPEDTSSTAGPIAEYSGDFICMSCSEDGSCFSSDVAPHSLSTEKRYRCSYCPQRFLYLATKKIHEKKHLEKSSKGHSCRYCSKVCKTAVLLGVHESKHFMAEDGEDPDMICKTTSSFPTGKEHKGQIKPEPWESTYTCPKIKPKIGEPMDRETEGSYPTITNVYNKTSLLYPYAAERSFASISPEMKTKKSKKKSIFERSKGSGFERHRQNSLGAVIWGQQD